The genomic stretch GGAGTTGCATCAAAGGTCGGCACCGTAGTGGATCAGACCAAAGCACGGGGACACAGTATCGAGTTCGGGAATCGAGGTACCTGTCGAGATTGAGGTCAGTGGCGATCGAGACCAAATGAGACAGACATCGAGCAAAATCGGAGATAACACAATAATAGAAAGGCGAGATACCCGTGACTGGTCGAAGATCATGGCGTTAATCTCAGAACGGATCAAATCAAGAAAGGttaattagctaatcatgggatttcctTCTGTAATTAGAGTTATACCATAAGTAAAATTCTTCTACTATGTAAAGGGGGTTCCAATCATTTGTAGGACATTGTTCACagatatcaaagcaatataacaCTTTCTCTTTCGTttatattcttgttcatcagcttgTTATATTCTTAATTGTTCTTGCACCAATCAGTTCGAGGGTACTCTAGCTCGAGGGCTAATTCCATTCAAACACTGGTTTGCTTTACTTTATCGTTAATTTCTATCATTAACCTTCacgtttatcaattggtattagttgaaatcacgtgtccttaaaaccacattataagtttaattgttatccaatttttagggtaaacaagtATAAACACTATAAGCTCAAAGGAAGACGTTGATAAACTAATTAAAATTCAACATAGAGGTTTAGAAGCTTAACGGAAAAGATATGAAGCAAATTACGCAATTCTCTTTGAATTACTTAGATAATATGTCGATTTCCTATTTAATTTCAACAATGATTGAAATTATCTTTATCATTAATCTACATTCATTTTATAACAATTGTGTTTCCATATATGGGGTTATTCTAATCGTGAAACCCTTAAAACTACGAATTTTAGTTATTCCATTATAATTCTAGCGTTGTttggtaaaaaaataaaatactttatCAAACTTCAAACAAAGACCTTTTTTGGTGACAATAAAGTGAGAagatgtttatttatttatttattcttttctTACGAATATGTTAAAGCCAAAAATTATAATGATGCAGTCGGCCTTTATACGAcggtaaaaatgaaagaaagttgATCTATCTTATGGAAAAGGAAAACGAGTTAGGAATTACATGTGCAAAAGAAAGTACAAAAACATCAAAAGGCAATAACTTAGCAAATTTTGTAAAACATAACAATGTTTCCTTAGTGGTCTCTTTCGAGATACATGCTACTGTAAATATTTCGAGATCCATTATTTTTTTACTCAGAACTCTATATAcgcaaacaaaaattaaaaaaaaaaatattcataaTAAATTACATTAATTCCAAATCTACTTTCTCTAAATCCTGATGCAACATatattttggttttaattaatctGAATTGATGACTTAAGGAAACTGAAAGCCACCAATACCTTGTACAGGCTTACCTTGCTGTGGATTTATAGCAATCCATAACAAGGAAAGTGTAATTGCAATAAGTCCTGACCAAACAAACACAATTGTTGGTGTTTTTCTTCTTCTGCccattaatcctttagcaaaagGATATAAATGAGCTAAAACCCAAAAAGCAAAGAAAGCTCCACCTATAAATTTTCCCCATTCTGGAACTGTAGCAAACACTGCCCTGGAAAATGCAATCACAATAGCAATAATGTTAATCATACCAATAACTATAGGTGGGATCATCAATGAAGTCCATTTGACTAAGTACAAATCGGCGTAGATGTCGTCGACGTCTTCTCCAGCAGATTTAGAAGTGAGTGTGAAAGAAATCTCAATGCCAGCAATTACTTTGAGTAGACCTTGAACTACAGCAGCAAGATGTGCACTAGTTCCTGAAATGAGCCAAAACTGTTCGTTTCGCCACCAATCTTCTAGTGCAACTCCCGACCATTTCACTTCCAGGAGAGCTAACCCGATGAGACATACAGTTATAGTTAATAGAAATATGAGGAATGCGACGTTGAGATTCTGGACGATGAATTGGCCTGAGATGAGGGAGAGTGCGGGGAGAAAACAGTAGACGATTAGGAAAAGGGAAGTGAAAGGATAAATGCCAACGTTTAGGTACGCGAGACGTTGGAGGATCTTGAGTTTTCTGGACGCGAGAAAGGCGTTGTTTCCTGAGAAAAAGATTTCAACAGAACCTGTTGCCCAACGGAGCACTTGGTGAAGCCTGTCTGTTAAGTTTATGGGCGCTGATCCACGGAAGGCATCGCGCTTTGTGATGCAATATACAGAACGCCATCCGCGGTTGTGCATTCTGTATCCAGTAACCACATCTTCTGTCACTGAACCATAAATCCATCCTACTCGATCACCCCACTCCGTCTTGTCTTCATACCTGCATTAATTAATGTTGTGAAAACGTGACACCTCAAGCGAATACCATATCGACAAAACACTGGAGAGATGCTGGGTATATAAGTAaacaagccttagaccctagtgGCGCGTTTTAAAGTCGTGCGACCTAGGCTCAAAGTggacaatatcactagtggaTTGGGCTATTACATATGGTAACTGAGTTTACCAAAAACTTGTAATAACTTGGAATTAATTAAATACGAGGGAGCTTACCAACAAGATATGACAGAGACTGCTTCGGCGACAGTAGTGGCATCGAGTGGTTCCCGTGGGGCTCGAAGAGCACCAGGAGGTCGTCCAAACTTGACAGCAGGGTGATCAGCGATAGGGCGGCCTTGGAACTCAGCAATTGGAATAGACTCTGATAACATTGTTGAGTTTCCGAAACGCTTAGGTAGTAGATTCACATCTAAGTCAGGATCAAAATCTGTGGCTTTCAGTGCCTGAGCCTCTGCACCCTTTTGTTGTATCTTATCAGGTTGTGCTGGATCAAAGCCGTAAAGTGCAAATCGCCTAAACATGCAACCCGTGCCCACATACATAGGACCCTATATATAAATGGACGAGCAAGTTTAATACGGTTATGAAATTGAGAAAAATGCAAGTCATGTGTTTGATATGTACCTGGAGGCCATCAAGTGCACGCATATTTCCATCGAAAAACACAGTATTGTGATTGGCATAACGATCAGAGGGATCGATGCCTTCAAATCGTTGAGGGAATTGAATATAACATATGTCTTCTCCACCTCTATCCATCATGAAACACATCCCTTCACGAATAGCTAAGCAGTTGTATATATAGTGATCACAATCAAGGTTGAGTATGAATGCGCCATTAGACAATATAGCGGAAGCTCGCACCAGTGCGTTCATGGCACCAGCTTTTTTATTGTGATCATACCCAGGCCGCTTCTCACGCGACACGTACACAAACATTGGAAGCCTTATGTCCACGCccgaaaaatccaaaaagttttctTCACCCCCTCCCATTAGTGGATCACTACTTGGGGGTTTCAACATTACCTACAAATTAAATAGGCATATATTCGCAAAATGAATGTATGGCGAttagttttcttttaaaaaaaaaagaagaagaaaactatGTACTATTTGTTTAAGAACACCAACAACAAACCAAgcgtaatcccacaagtggggtctggggaggatagtgtatacacagaccttacccctactctgaGCAGGTAGAGAAAGTAATTTGTTTACGAAAGTAACCATTATATACCTGAAGGATTCCAGGATGATCACCTTTGGCATGATCCCTACTCGGGGATGCCCATGTTCCTGGCCAGTGAGTTCCATCAGCCATCCAAGTAGCCTTTTGAACTTTGATTATCTCTGCAGGATCAGCGCCGCTCTCTTTCATGTGCTTTAACTGCTTCATTTCCTCTCGAGCGTTAAATGCATCTGATCTCCTTCTTATTGAATCTGGCAGACCATTTATCCTTACCTTAAATTCATCATATTCCCTTTTAACCCTACGTCTATCTTTGACGAAATCAGATCGCTTCTTGTTCTTAGTAGGATCGCCTTTCAAGGCAAAATAGGCTTCAGGATTCCTAGGCTCAATATCATGTTTCCTGCAGAATGGTACCCATAAATCAGCGAAGCTAGCAGCTTCAGCCATTGCCTCGAAAGTTAGAAGTGCACCGCCATCGTCTGAAATGTAGCAAGCTAACTTCTCCACGGGATAGTCAACTGCTAGAATGGATAGGATTGTATTGGCTGTGACAAGGGGCGGCTCTTTATCTGGATCAGCCGTTGACACGAACAAATCAGTTCCAGGGAGATCCGACCTGCCCGAAGGATTAGATGGTGATGGCATTTCAAACTTCTCGCGCAGTACCACTAGATCAGTAGAGCGGTTAACAGGCGTCACCTTAGGAATTTGATCCAAAATCCATGAAAATGCAAACCATATTTCACATATAATTGACATCAGCCATAGCCATATTGCATCCGGGTTCGGATGTCTTATTCTCCATGTCAAGAAGAATCCCAATACCACTAGTCGAATAACAATTAGCAACCTGTACATTGCCATTAGTtcacaaaaaaattaaaatgcatATAGCTATCCATTGTAGCAAAATTGAAGTACATACCTATAAGGGCTAATAATACTATGAGGTATCGGCAACTTCCTACTAAGGGGTTTCCAAGGTATTTCAGCAGATGTATCGAGCACGCCTTTTTGCATTCCATCGTCGCCATCATCTCCATCTCTATCATCAGGCCAATAAGCATTTCCATATCCATAGGTACCCTGTGTCTCAAAGAGCCATTTGTTATGATCAAACTCtccattttgatttcttttcatcATAGACATATTGCCACGACTCCCTTTGGCACCATCTGGTGCCGGTAAAGACAATGCTCCATTATTAAAATTTGGGATCTCGTCATCAATATCTCCAATCTTGTAAGGTTCTTTGCAACCAGGGCATAGACCAGTGTCCTTTTGTGCGTCCATGTAACAATCTCTACATATTTTGAACCTAAACGCTCAAAAGAAATACTTATCAGCACAATTTTAATGGATTCAAATTATATACACTAGCAATGTAACAACTTGTTTGCATGGTTGTTTCGTatgttgtattgtatcgtattgttcctttaaatacaatgttttttttattgttacttaaattttattgtatcttATCGTTAAATTCATCGTGACGTAACGACGAAAAGTGtaactttatgtaacgaccgatttgatGTAGTCGCATCATTATCTTACCTCTTTTTTTCTCATCTTGCTCTTCCTTGTTAGTAAATATCCTATTTTATCCTCTaccctttttatataataattcaaCCCTATTTTCTTTgtaatattacaagtttattctTCGTATTGTTGATGTATGACATCATGAAATAACGGCAAACGAtataatctatccaaacattgtatttatccaaaacaatataatacaatacaatacgtTATGAAACGacatgtaacaaccatccaaacaagttgtaaagCAAATTTTAATATGTAAAAGTAAGGTAGTATCCATTTTTATCAGATTACCAATTAATGTTTATTACTCCCTCCATCTTTAGAAGAGGTAATTTGACTTGGTAt from Nicotiana sylvestris chromosome 12, ASM39365v2, whole genome shotgun sequence encodes the following:
- the LOC104218891 gene encoding cellulose synthase-like protein D4: MASLSGAPSKKAIRSPGGTNPGGSQGGNKGNSSGQTVKFARRTSSGRYVSLSREDLDMSGEFSGDYMNYTVQIPPTPDNQPMDTSVAAKAEEQYVSNSLFTGGFNSVTRAHLMDKVIESEVSHPQMAGSKGSSCSMPACDGKIMKDERGNDVIPCECRFKICRDCYMDAQKDTGLCPGCKEPYKIGDIDDEIPNFNNGALSLPAPDGAKGSRGNMSMMKRNQNGEFDHNKWLFETQGTYGYGNAYWPDDRDGDDGDDGMQKGVLDTSAEIPWKPLSRKLPIPHSIISPYRLLIVIRLVVLGFFLTWRIRHPNPDAIWLWLMSIICEIWFAFSWILDQIPKVTPVNRSTDLVVLREKFEMPSPSNPSGRSDLPGTDLFVSTADPDKEPPLVTANTILSILAVDYPVEKLACYISDDGGALLTFEAMAEAASFADLWVPFCRKHDIEPRNPEAYFALKGDPTKNKKRSDFVKDRRRVKREYDEFKVRINGLPDSIRRRSDAFNAREEMKQLKHMKESGADPAEIIKVQKATWMADGTHWPGTWASPSRDHAKGDHPGILQVMLKPPSSDPLMGGGEENFLDFSGVDIRLPMFVYVSREKRPGYDHNKKAGAMNALVRASAILSNGAFILNLDCDHYIYNCLAIREGMCFMMDRGGEDICYIQFPQRFEGIDPSDRYANHNTVFFDGNMRALDGLQGPMYVGTGCMFRRFALYGFDPAQPDKIQQKGAEAQALKATDFDPDLDVNLLPKRFGNSTMLSESIPIAEFQGRPIADHPAVKFGRPPGALRAPREPLDATTVAEAVSVISCWYEDKTEWGDRVGWIYGSVTEDVVTGYRMHNRGWRSVYCITKRDAFRGSAPINLTDRLHQVLRWATGSVEIFFSGNNAFLASRKLKILQRLAYLNVGIYPFTSLFLIVYCFLPALSLISGQFIVQNLNVAFLIFLLTITVCLIGLALLEVKWSGVALEDWWRNEQFWLISGTSAHLAAVVQGLLKVIAGIEISFTLTSKSAGEDVDDIYADLYLVKWTSLMIPPIVIGMINIIAIVIAFSRAVFATVPEWGKFIGGAFFAFWVLAHLYPFAKGLMGRRRKTPTIVFVWSGLIAITLSLLWIAINPQQGKPVQGIGGFQFP